Genomic DNA from Sutcliffiella horikoshii:
TTGAAAATTGGTTATGCACGTGTAAGTACACAAGATCAGTCATTGGATCTGCAGATGGATGCTTTAGAGAAATTTGGATGCAATGAAATTTACCAAGAGAAGCAATCCGGTGCAAAAGATAATCGAATAGAACTTTCCCTTGCCCTTCGGACTTTGAGGGCTGGCGACACCTTGGTGGTGTATAAATTGGACCGATTAGCCAGGTCGACAAAACGCTTAATTGAAATTTCTGATTTACTCAGTGAGAAAAAGGTAGAATTTGTTAGCATTCAAGATAACTTAGACACTGGAACCGCAGCTGGTAAAGCTATGTTCGGAATGTTGTCTGTATTAGCTGAGTTTGAGAGAGATATTATCCGTGAACGAACCATGGCTGGATTAAGAGCAGCAAGAGCAAGAGGAAGAAAAGGAGGAAGGCCAAAAGTCAGCGAAAAAAAGCTTAGTCATGCACTAACTTTGTATCAATCACGTTCTATGTCTATACGTGAGATTGAAAAAATGTCAGGTGTTTCTGCATCCACGCTGTATAGAGCACTTAAAAAGTAAAAAGCAATATAGTATAAGATTATCCTTTATTATCGTACCAAAAAGATGACTTAGTGAAAAAATAGGACAACAGGCACAAAAATTAGTCAAATTTTCGTAATATGTTGCACTTAGCACAACAAAATGGTACAAAAACGTTTTCTCCTATGCTACTATGATATTAACCTATCATACATGTTCCTGACCTTAATGGCCTGAACGTGTCTCAGGTAGGGAAAGGGAGAATCCGAGTCTTAAGCCGTGGGAAGTTTAAGAGTCGGAAGAGCGTTACTTCCAGTGAACTTCTAAGCAAATGGACGTTTTTTCATAACGTTTAACGTATTCAAACATCATTTTTTAGTTTGTAAGTATAAGTGGAAAGAGAAAGCTCCGGGCGTGGGAACCTGGAGCTTTTTTACGTTTATGTATAGCATTATTCGGTAAAAGACATAATAAAATAAAAGGAAGGCGTGTGGGAAGCGATTTTAAATGGTCATTTAACGTCCGAGTGTCTTAGGGGACACGATCGCGAGCGCCTTCCTTCAAAGGGTCCAGTGGCTAAGTATTAACGGCGGTGGGAATTCACTTAGTCGTCGTTAATACTCGATAAAGCAAGAGGAGGAAGCGTCCAACTGAGGTTACCCAGTCCAACGCCGTTCTCCACTTGACTTCATGAGTAGTAACGAACTTCCAAGCTTTTTTCAGCTTTTTCATTCGAAACATCATTCCTTTGCAAGTATAAGTGGAGACCATTCCTAGGACGTTAATTTATTATATCAGTTTTTTTTCCAATAACCGCTACTTACAAAAAAAGAATTGCGAAAACTAGTACAAAAGTGGGCATTTCCTCAAAAAATGTTCCGCTTTCTTATTTTGTCTGCAGCAAGGACTTTTTCTCCCTCCAGATCACCAATAAATTGCTCTATGACCTTACAATTTACATTGCCTGTAACATATCCAAAAACTTTTGTACTACCACTGCATCCCCCTTTAAAACCACACATGAATCCCACATACCCCTTCTTCATGCGCTGTATATACTCACCTTCTATTGCTTCACCGGGTCTTACCTGGAGACTGCTACTTTTTCAGAAAGTGTCTTTTGGTTGCTAATTTGGGTCTTATAACATGAAAAACGTGTGTTTTTCTGGATTCCACTGAATAAAGAAACCAGTAAAAGAAGAAATAAACGTTTATTTCTTCTTTTATGAACCCTTACTAAAATCATATAACTTCTTATGTTATAATTATATTAAATCAAGCTTATAATAAAGAGATCACTGCGACTTAGTTGCTGTGGGCGAACGAAAATAAATCCACCCGGCCTTTACTTGCCAGCGTTAGACGGGTGGATTAATAATCAAAAAAAGAAATAAAAGGAGGAACGTTTATTTTTCTTAAATCTTTGGCTCCATTTCATCTAACAGCCTTAACACTTTTTTTAGGTCATTACTTGCTGCGTCCTTTGTATACGCACTGTCCTCTTCCAACATCCCTATGATACTAGTGATTTTTAACTTAATATAAAGTATTTGGGATTTGTCTTCCCACATATTAATCGCTCCTTCTATCTTTTAACTATCTCAACAATTATTATTACTTACTTTTATTAAACCAGGATAATACATTTCTAAATCTTTTCCTTTTATACTTTTCTAGTTCCCCTTTCAAAACCGCATAGTCCTGATAAACTTTTTCTAATTTAAAGTTCATTGTTCTTTTAATTTCATTTAAATCATCAGCTACAAAGTTTGTTTCATTAGTGACCCAGAACACTTTTTCTTCTAGAAATAAGAGTTGTTTAACCCTTTCTTCGAACTTTATACACAAATCAGAGTATTGTTTTTGTAAACAGATATCTAAGCATTTTCCAAGTTCTTCTTTTAGGTATTCCTCTGCCTCTTTAATAAAATCAGAATAATAACTTTCTAGTGAATATTTTGTTTCCCTTATTGTCTCTTGGAACATTTGTCTAAAAGTATATTCTCTTTCTTTTAATTGTTTAATCAACATTTCTTTTAGATAGCTTAGAACTCTCATTTCACTCTCTGATAAACCATTTATATAACTCTCATTTATCCATGAAAATGAATTTTTATATAGAGTGTTATCATCCAAATGGTCTAAAGAATCATTGTAAACCTTACTACTATTATACTTAGGCTTTAATTCATTAATGATGAAAGTTTCCAACATGTCCAAATCCACTTGATTTTTTATTAACCAAATCTTTACATAAAAAAATTCTCCAGCAAACTCTTTGGTATGTGTTGACTCTCTTATATGAGCAGATATTCTCGTTTTTATCTCCGTTGATTTTCCTGCGTAAAGAGATTCGTTTAAATTAGAATAAAAGCAATACAAACCTTTTATTCCATATGGGAAATTACTATTTAAATGCTTATAATAGTCTTTCACTTTAAATTCTAAATCTGGATCTGGTGTTTTGATTTGGAAGATCATGTACATTCCTCATTTCATTAGGCTATAAAACTAGCATTCCCAACGTTCTGAGGAGTATACATTTTACCTGTTTCTATTGTTTTCATAGTCTTATAGTCAGTATTATTAAAAAAATATAATTATTGCTGAGTCTAAAGTTCTTGTTCTAATTTTCACCCATCTTGTGTCCACACATTGATTACTCCTTATTTTAAACCTCCTCTAAATTACTCTACTTGAATACAAAATAACACCCTCTTGTGAAACAAGAGGGTGTTATAGCACGAAAATAGTTCCACTTGGTCTTCATTTGCCAGTTTATAAAGACGAATGGACTTGATATAAACAAGGAAAGAAGAAAAGGAAGAAACGTTTATTTCTTCTGAAATACTTCCCTTCCTTCATTTCCTCTCTATATATTATTGAAGTTCTAAGTCGAAGTTATAAAAACATGGAGAATAATAAATGTGCTATTTTACAATCCTCAATCCCTTAATGTCCTTAATAATTACCACCGTCTCGCTGAAAAGAGATTTAGTATGAGAAGATTCTAATCACCGCCACCACAACTAGCAGAGCCACAACTTCCACCACTATCATTACTATCAGCTATGCCGGTTTCACTATCATGCCACATCATATCATTGAATTCACCTTGATAAAAATATGAAAAATACAAGAAGGGTAATACATAGTCATTTTCTTTTTGTCTTTGCTTTATGGTATTTAAATTCAGTGCTGTCATTTTTCTTATATCTTCTTTCAATTCAACAATTAGTTGAGTAATTAAATATGAATCTTGATTGCTACAGAAATATCTGTCTCGAATATCATTGATAGAAGATTGATCAATCCATTTAATAAATTCCTTTGATAAAGGAGTCTTGAAGAACTTTTTGTTTAAATATTCGTTTTCCGGCAGTATCTTAAAGATTTTCGAATATATCCAGTCAAAAAAGGCTCTTTCGTCAGTGTAAGCAAAATAATAAACATTCAAAGGATCATTAGGATTTTTGGGAGTATGGTGTATATATTCTCCGTT
This window encodes:
- a CDS encoding recombinase family protein, with the protein product MKIGYARVSTQDQSLDLQMDALEKFGCNEIYQEKQSGAKDNRIELSLALRTLRAGDTLVVYKLDRLARSTKRLIEISDLLSEKKVEFVSIQDNLDTGTAAGKAMFGMLSVLAEFERDIIRERTMAGLRAARARGRKGGRPKVSEKKLSHALTLYQSRSMSIREIEKMSGVSASTLYRALKK
- a CDS encoding GIY-YIG nuclease family protein, producing the protein MIFQIKTPDPDLEFKVKDYYKHLNSNFPYGIKGLYCFYSNLNESLYAGKSTEIKTRISAHIRESTHTKEFAGEFFYVKIWLIKNQVDLDMLETFIINELKPKYNSSKVYNDSLDHLDDNTLYKNSFSWINESYINGLSESEMRVLSYLKEMLIKQLKEREYTFRQMFQETIRETKYSLESYYSDFIKEAEEYLKEELGKCLDICLQKQYSDLCIKFEERVKQLLFLEEKVFWVTNETNFVADDLNEIKRTMNFKLEKVYQDYAVLKGELEKYKRKRFRNVLSWFNKSK